TCAGCGCCGTGAGCGGGCGGCCCGCCACGCCGCATACGTCTTCGGGCAGTCCATCCGTTTCAGTGCGTGCCACGCACGGATCGCCGCCTCCCTGGTCGCGTTCCGCTCCCGGCGAAGGAAATCCGCCACGAAGTTGATGTAGCGGACGTGCGGCACACGCTCGTGCTCCGCGGCGGGCGCGCTCAAGCGGACGTACTCGCGCACGAGATCGCGATACGTGATTCGGCGGCCGCGCGCGAGCTGCGCTTCGCGCCACCGGTTCAGACGATACCGGGCGCCGGAACGCCGCCGGTAGGCGGGCGACATCCTGGCCGCCTCCCGTTCGAGAAACGCCTTGGTGCGCGGTTCATTCGTATAGCGGACGACGGGCGCGTCGAGGTGCAGGCCGAGGTCGACGTCACGCGGGGCCGCCGCCGCGGCTGGCACGGCGGCGTCCGGCAGCCGTCGCGTACGGAGGAAATGACGAACGAGCCGTTCGAGCTGGTCCTTGCGGAGTCGGCTCCCCTCGATGCCAAGAGTACGAGCGAATCGCTTCAGATCGGCGGCGTACCAGTAGCCGTTGTCGAATTCGGCGACTGTCATGGACGCCGACAGTTGGCTGCGTTCGTCCTGCTGCGTCACCATCGCCGAAGGCACGGTCGCGCCAACAACTCACATGTCATTTCGGTCCGGATCGAGAATGCCGCGGACACCCATCCTGCTACTCGTTCTTCTTCTCGCGGGTCCCGGTGATGTCGAACTCCTGCTTCTGCCCTCCGAATTCCGCGGAGCCCTTCCCCGAGAGCTTGTCGCCGTCAATGGTCAGCACGTAGTCGATGGGGATTTCGTTGTCCATGAACTTCCGGACGACGGAGAACGTCAGCTTCCCATCCTTGAACTGCGGATTCTTGATCTTCTCGTCCTTCTGGTCAGGCCAGTTCATCGTCCCTTCGACCTTGTCCCCGCTTTTCGTGATCGTCAGGTCGGCCGTGCGGTTCTGGTCGCCGATCGTGTACTGGCACTTCCACGTGCCGACCGGATCCGCCGCCTGCGCACCCGCCATCCCGCACAACCCGAGTATCAGCGCCGCCGTGACGATCGTCTTCATGTTGCCTCCAAGAAGTAATGGACCGAAGGTGTCCGACGCTCAGCCCGCGAGCAGCAGGCCGGTTGCCGCGCACGACAGCAGCACGCCGATTGCGAGTGTCACTCGTGGCACGGTGCGATGCAAGCCTGGATGCTGTCGGTTCATCAGGAACGTTTGAAGAACTGCACCGCTCGCTCGTGCTTTTCCGCGGCGGCTCTGGAGGTAAACGTGCCGAGATTCCGGCGGCGGCCCGTCTTCGGATCCTTCTTGCGCGAATAGAGGCGGTACTTGCCGGACGCGAGCTTGCGAATCATCCTTATCAGCGTATCGCGGCGGCGCCACTGGTCCGATGCAGATAGCGGTGGCCGAAGAACGCGACGAGGGTGAGAACGACCAGCGAAGGGATGAGGACCTGCTCTCCAGGAAACAGGAATCTCGCCGGGAACAGGAGCAGGCCGATCGCCGCCAGAAAGACGGGTGCCGCGAAGCGAGAACGCCGCCACGTGAGAACAGCAGTGACAACGTAGGCACAGCCCCACGTCAGGGCGACGAGTGCCATGAGTGGCGATGTGGCGGATGTCCGTGGCCACGCCGCCCAAGCGGCGGCGAACCCAGCCAGCCCAGCCACGAGAAAAACAGCGGCGAGCAGATTCGTTGCAGCGGTCCTGAACATCTCTTCACTCCTTGTACCCGCTGGCCCGTTGGACGGTCGGTGCATTCAACCGCGACCAACGCGGTCCCGACCGAGTCCACTCGCCCGGGGAACGAGTGTTTGCGCAGCATTCTCGCCTGTTCCGGCACGAGTTGTCACGCCGCTTGTGAGGAAGACTGCCTGGAGTTGAAGTTCTTGTCGCCCACAGACGGGGCCTGTCAGGTGGCCGCGTCACAGCACACGTCGCGGAACTCGGTCCGGACCGAGTTCACCCGGGCGCAAGATCCTCGCCTGTTCCGGGACGAGACGCGCGTCCGGACAAAACAAGGGCGGCAGCGCCGAAGCACTGCCGCCCAATCTGCAATCCGACACTCCGTCGATCGCCAATCACCCAATCGACAACCGTCGATCGGCAATCGCCAATCGCCAATCGCCAATCTGCAATTGCCCGCGACTACTCGATCTCGTCGCGGGTAAAGGCCTCCTCGGGCTCGACGAAGTATTCCATCTCCCGTTCCAGCTCCAGCTCCTCCGGCGACGGCGGGCGGGCGGCGGTGGCGGCTCCCGCCTTCGTGATCACCGCTCGTTCTCTTCACCTGGAAGCTCTTGTTAGCCCGTTGATGCCTCGAAAGACTCACCGATGACCGATTCAATCACCTGTCGGTGCTTCTGAAGATCGTCAGGCGTAAGCCGAATCCGATAGCGTCCCCACCGCTCGTCATAGTCCATCACGTCGAGGCCAGCGCTCTCGAGCTGTTGCTGCATTGCGTCCGATCGCTCCAGCCGTGGTTCAAAACGAATAAACGTCTTTGCAGGCCGAAAGACGACGAAGTTGTTTGGCTCCCCGTTCTTGGCGAGTCCGATATAAAACTTGTTGTATTTCAGCTCCAGTCCAGGTTCGAACTTCCTAATGAGTTGCAGCAGTGCGTCCGCCATTGCGACAGTTCTTTGCGAGCCGCGAGTCTCCCAGTAGTTCCGGTCCGTTACCTCGTGCGTTTCCTCGTCTTCCTCGACGAGTCCAAAATTCAGCTGATCGACGACTCGTGTAAAGACCAAACCGATGGAATCACCGTTCCTAAATGCGCTCAGCTGAAGAGCGATTAACGGGATCTGCCCATTAAACAAGGTAATGACATTCAGGAATCGAGCGGTTATCTCTTCCGCGACTATCACTGCCGAATGTTCGTACTGTGGATATCTCTTTCGTTCAATATCCCAGTACTCGATTGTGCGAATGATGTGAGACTCGTCCGTCGCGCCTAACTGAATCTCGACCTCGAATCGCCTATTTGTCTCGACTGCCTGGAGGAGGAGATCTAGGCGTCCTGCTCGCGGTTGAATTCGTTCCTTATCCTTCAGAATCACATCGCCGAGTCCGAGCAGCGATGGGTCGTCAGCAATTCGGTCTTGTACCCATCGTTCTGTGTATTGTGAGTTATTCCTCAAAGGAACTCTTTCGAACTTCACGTAGGCCATGGGTGTCCTATGTAACGGAGTGCCCCTCGACCGGCATCACCGAATCCCTCTTAAGCCAACTGACGGAGCCGACCATCCGTACTTGGAGAATAGGCTCGCGCACGCAACCGCTAGCATCGTCTTGCCATGGCGCATCTGAAACGCCTTGTGAGTTGGAAGTGCGCGGATCCTAGCACAACCGTTACCGAGCCGCGTCAGTGTTTATGCTACATGCCCCGGGTGAAGTCTCTCGCGCAACCAGATCGATGCAGCCGACCTTCGTCGAGATTCCGGCAGTGCGCTCAGACGACCGCCCATGAGTAGTCACGAACGAAGGGCGCGAAATCTCGCCTAAGCTTGCCTGGCGACGCGGCGAGTGCAAACAAAAAGGGCGGCGACTCCGAAGAATCGCCGCCCCAAATCCTTCCGCCCGAAGCGGAAGCCACGCGTCAATCAACGATCCGTCGATCGCCAATCACCAATCGACAATTGTCGATCGGCAATCTGCAATCGCCAATCGCCAATTACTCGATCTCGTCGCGCGTGAACGCCTCCTCCGGCTCGACGAAGTATTCCATCTCCCGTTCCAGCTCCAGCTCCTCCGGCGACGGCGGCGGCGGCGGTGGCGGCTCGTCCGCCGGGATCCGCACGTTCCGGTAGAACTCGAAGCCCGTCCCGGCCGGGATCAGCCGGCCCATCGTCACGTTCTCCTTCAGGCCGCGGAGGTGATCCACCTTGCCCGAGATCGACGCTTCGGTGAGCACCCGCGTCGTTTCCTGGAACGACGCCGCCGAGATGAACGAGTCGGTCGAGAGCGACGCCTTGGTGATCCCGAGCAGCAGCGGCCGGCCCTGCGCCGGACGTCCGCCCGCCGCGATCACCCGCTCGTTCTCTTCCATGAACCGGAAGCGATCGACCTGCTCCTCGATCAGGAACTCGGTGTCGCCGACATCCTCGATCTTCACCCACCGCATCATCTGGCGGACGATGACCTCGATGTGCTTGTCGTTGATGTTGACGCCCTGCAGGCGGTAGACCTCCTGGATTTCGTTCACCAGGTAGGAGTGCAGCGCCTTCTCACCGAGCACCGAGAGGATGTCGTGCGGGTTGCTCGGCCCGTCCATCAGCGGCTCGCCGGCGCGGACGCGGTCCCCTTCCTGGACGTTGACGTGCACGCCGCGCGGCAGCGAGTACTCGCGCGGCTCGCCGCCGCCCTCGTCGGGAACGATGATGATCTTGCGCAGACCCTTGACGATGCCGCCGTGGCGGACGACGCCGTCGATCTCGGAGATGACCGCGGTCTCGCGCGGCTTCCGCGCCTCGAACAGCTCGACGACGCGCGGCAGACCGCCGGTGATGTCCTTGGTCTTGGTCGACTCGCGCGGGATCTTCGCCAGCACCTGCCCGGCGTGGACGGTGTCGCCGTCCTCCACCATCAGGTGGGCGTGCGACGGCATGTGGTACTTGCGCGTCACCTTCCCGCCCTTGTCGCGGATCTCCATCGTCGGCTGCTTCTTCTCGTCCGGGCTGTCGACGACGATCTTCCGCGACAGGCCGGTGACTTCGTCCACTTCCTCGTGGAAGGTGACGTCCGAGATGAGGTCCTTGTACTTCACCGTGCCCGCTTCCTCGGTGAGGATCGAGAACGTGTACGGGTCCCACTCGACGAGAATCTGCCCCTGCTCGACCGACTGGCTGTCGCGCACCTTGAGGCGCGCGCCGTAGACGATCGGATAGCGCTCGCGATCGCGTCCCTTGTTGTCCTGGACGACGATCGATCCGGTGCGGTTCATGACGACGAGCTCGCCCTTGGCGTCCGCCGCGCCGCCCTGCGGCCTGGTCTCGACGACCTGCAGCCCCTGGTAGCGGACGACGCCGGCGTGCTTGGCGTCGAGCGTCGACTGCTCGCTGACCCGCGACGCCGTGCCGCCGATGTGGAACGTGCGCATCGTCAGCTGCGTGCCGGGCTCGCCGATCGACTGCGCGGCGATGACCCCGACCGCCAGGCCGAGCTCGACCAGCTTGCCGGTCGCCAGGTCGCGGCCGTAGCACTTGGCGCAGCAGCCGCGGCGGCTGGCGCAGGTGAGCACCGAGCGGATGCGCACCTTCTCGATGCCCGCTTCCTGGATCGCCGTCGCCTTCTCTTCGTCGAGCTCCTCGTTGGTGTTGACGATGACCTCGCCGGTGAACGGGTCGACGATCTTCTCGAGCGTGACCCGGCCGATGATGCGCTCGCGCAGCGGCTCGATGATCTCCCCCGACTCGACGATCGCCCGCGCGTCGATGCCGTCCATCGTCCCGCAATCGAGCTCGTGGATGATGACGTCCTGCGCCACGTCGACCAGACGGCGGGTGAGGTAGCCCGAGTCGGCGGTCTTGAGCGCGGTGTCGGCGAGGCCCTTGCGCGCGCCGTGGGTCGAGATGAAGTACTGGAGCACCGTCAGCCCCTCACGGAAGTTCGAGGTGATCGGCGTCTCGATGATCTCGCCCGACGGCTTGGCCATCAGACCGCGCATCCCCGCCAGCTGGCGGATCTGCTGCTTCGAGCCTCGCGCGCCCGAGTCGGCCATGATGTAGACGGGGTTGAAATTGCGCCCCGACTGGTCGAGCTCCTCCATCTCGCCGAACATCGCGTCGGCGATCTTCTCGGTGACTTCCGACCACACGGCGATGACCTTGTTGTAGCGCTCGCCGTTGGTGATCGCCCCTTCGAGATACTGCCCTTCGACCTTGATCACCTCGTCGCGGGCCGATTCGACCAGCGCCGGCTTCTGCGACGGGATGACCAGGTCGTCGATGCCGATCGACAGCCCCGAGCGCGTCGCGTAGGTGAAGCCGAGCGTCTTGAGCGAGTCGAGCATCTCGACGGTCTTCTCGAGGCCGTAGCGCAGGTAGCAGTACTGCACCAGCTGCTGCAGCCCCTTCTTCTTCAGCAGGCCGTTGACGAACGGCATCCCCTTGGGCAGCGCGCTGTTGAGGATGACGCGGCCGACGGTGGTGTTGATCACCTTGTTGCGGACGTCCTGCACTTCGGCGTACTGGACCCCCTGGTCGTCGCGCGCCACGGTGAGATCGATCAGCTCGCCGCTGATCCGCACGCGGATCGGCGTCAGCGTCTCGAGCTCGCCCGCTTCCAGCGCCAGCACCACGTCCTCGAAGTTGCCGAAGGCGCGCCCTTCGCCCTTGGCGCCGGGCTTCGACTTGGTCAGGTAGTAGCAGCCGAGCACGACGTCCTGCGACGGGATCGCGATCGGCTGGCCGCTGGCCGGGGACAGGATGTTGTTCGAGGACATCATCAGCACCGATGCCTCGATCTGCGCTTCCGGCGCCAGCGGGATGTGCACCGCCATCTGGTCGCCGTCGAAGTCGGCGTTGAAGGCGGTGCAGACGAGCGGATGGATGCGGATCGCCTTGCCCTCGACCAGCACCGGCTCGAACGCCTGGATGCCGAGACGATGCAGCGTCGGCGCGCGGTTCAGCAGCACGGGATGCTCGCGGATGACCTCCTCGAGGATGTCCCACACCTCCGGCCGCTGCTGCTCGACCATCTCCTTCGCCTGCTTGATGGTGGCGACGAGCCCGCGCTCCTCGAGCTTGTTGTAGATGAACGGCTTGAACAGCTCGAGCGCCATCTTCTTCGGCAGCCCGCACTGGTGCAGCTTCAGCTCGGGCCCGACGACGATGACCGAGCGCCCCGAGTAGTCGACGCGCTTGCCGAGCAGGTTCTGGCGGAAGCGCCCCTGCTTGCCCTTGAGCGTGTCGCTCAGCGACTTGAGCGGCCGGTTGTTGGCGCCGCGCAGCACGCGGCCGCGGCGGCCGTTGTCGAACAGCGCGTCCACCGCCTCCTGCAGCATCCGCTTCTCGTTGCGGATGATGACGTCGGGCGCCTTGAGCTCCATCAGCTTCTTCAACCGGTTGTTGCGGTTGATGACGCGGCGGTAGAGATCGTTCAGGTCCGAGGTCGCGAACCGCCCGCCGTCGAGCGGAACGAGCGGGCGCAGCTCCGGCGGAATCACCGGGATGACGTCGAGGATCATCCACTCCGGCTTGTTGGTGGACTTGCGGAACGAGTCGACCACCTTCAGCCGCTTGGCGAACTTCAGCTTCTTCTGCACCGAGCTCTCGGCGCGCATCTTGTCGCGCAGCTCCGTCGCCATGCGCTCGACGTTGACGCGCTTGAGCAGCTCCTTGATCGCCTCGGCGCCCATCTGGGCGCGGAACTTCTGGCCGTAGTCCTCGCGCGCCTTGCGGTACTGATCCTCGTTCAGCAGCTGGTTCGGCTTGAGATCGGTGTCGCCCGGCTCGATGACGACGTAGGCCTCGAAGTAGAGGATGCGCTCGAGATCGCGCAGCGAGATGTCGAGCAGGTGCCCGATGCGGCTGGGCAGCCCCTTGAAGAACCACACGTGGCTGACCGGCGTGGCCAGGGTGATGTGGCCGAGACGCTCGCGGCGCACCTTGGCCTGGGTGACTTCAACGCCGCACTTGTCGCAGATGACGCCGCGGTGCTTCATCCGCTTGTACTTGCCGCACAGGCACTCCCAGTCGGTGACCGGGCCGAAGATCTTCGCGCAGAAGAGCCCGTCGCGCTCCGGCTTGAAGGTGCGGTAGTTGATGGTCTCCGGCTTGGTCACCTCGCCGTGCGACCAGGACAGAATCTTGTCCGGGGAGGCAAGGCTGATCCGGATGGCATCGAAGTCCGTCGTCAGCGATCCGCGGGTATCGAATGATGGTCTCATGTAGTTTTAGCTCTCCGCCAGAACGGGGACGCCTTCGTCCGTGGCCGGAACTTCCGGTTCCACCAGCTTCTTCTTGGTCTTCATCAGCTCGACGTCCAGACACAGCGCCTGGAGCTCGCGGATGAGGACGTTGAACGACTCCGGCAGCCCGGGCTGGAACGACGCGTCGCCCTTGACGATCGCCTCGTAGATCTTGGCGCGGCCGGTCACGTCGTCGGACTTCGCGGTCAGCAGCTCCTGGAGGATGTGCGCCGCGCCATAGGCCTCGAGCGCCCAGACCTCCATTTCGCCGAAGCGCTGGCCGCCGAACTGCGCCTTGCCGCCCAGCGGCTGCTGGGTGATCAGCGAGTACGGACCGATCGAGCGCGCGTGGATCTTGTCGTCGACCAGGTGCGACAGCTTCAGCATGTAGATGTAGCCGACGGTGACGTCCTGCTCGAACTCCATGCCGGTCATGCCGTCGTAGAGCCGCGTCTTGCCGCTCTTGGGCAGCCCCGCCTGCTCCAGCCAGTCCTTGATCTCGCTCTCGCGCGCGCCGTCGAACACCGGCGTCGCGAAGTAGAGGCCGAGCGCGTGCGCCGCCCAGCCGAGATGGGTCTCGAGGATCTGGCCGACGTTCATCCGCGACGGCACGCCGAGCGGGTTGAGGACGATCTCCACCGGGCTGCCGTCGGGCAGGTACGGCATGTCCTCTTCCGGCAGGATGCGCGCGATGACCCCCTTGTTGCCGTGGCGGCCGGCCATCTTGTCGCCGACCGACAGCTTGCGCTTCATCGCGACG
This genomic interval from Vicinamibacterales bacterium contains the following:
- the rpoC gene encoding DNA-directed RNA polymerase subunit beta', whose protein sequence is MRPSFDTRGSLTTDFDAIRISLASPDKILSWSHGEVTKPETINYRTFKPERDGLFCAKIFGPVTDWECLCGKYKRMKHRGVICDKCGVEVTQAKVRRERLGHITLATPVSHVWFFKGLPSRIGHLLDISLRDLERILYFEAYVVIEPGDTDLKPNQLLNEDQYRKAREDYGQKFRAQMGAEAIKELLKRVNVERMATELRDKMRAESSVQKKLKFAKRLKVVDSFRKSTNKPEWMILDVIPVIPPELRPLVPLDGGRFATSDLNDLYRRVINRNNRLKKLMELKAPDVIIRNEKRMLQEAVDALFDNGRRGRVLRGANNRPLKSLSDTLKGKQGRFRQNLLGKRVDYSGRSVIVVGPELKLHQCGLPKKMALELFKPFIYNKLEERGLVATIKQAKEMVEQQRPEVWDILEEVIREHPVLLNRAPTLHRLGIQAFEPVLVEGKAIRIHPLVCTAFNADFDGDQMAVHIPLAPEAQIEASVLMMSSNNILSPASGQPIAIPSQDVVLGCYYLTKSKPGAKGEGRAFGNFEDVVLALEAGELETLTPIRVRISGELIDLTVARDDQGVQYAEVQDVRNKVINTTVGRVILNSALPKGMPFVNGLLKKKGLQQLVQYCYLRYGLEKTVEMLDSLKTLGFTYATRSGLSIGIDDLVIPSQKPALVESARDEVIKVEGQYLEGAITNGERYNKVIAVWSEVTEKIADAMFGEMEELDQSGRNFNPVYIMADSGARGSKQQIRQLAGMRGLMAKPSGEIIETPITSNFREGLTVLQYFISTHGARKGLADTALKTADSGYLTRRLVDVAQDVIIHELDCGTMDGIDARAIVESGEIIEPLRERIIGRVTLEKIVDPFTGEVIVNTNEELDEEKATAIQEAGIEKVRIRSVLTCASRRGCCAKCYGRDLATGKLVELGLAVGVIAAQSIGEPGTQLTMRTFHIGGTASRVSEQSTLDAKHAGVVRYQGLQVVETRPQGGAADAKGELVVMNRTGSIVVQDNKGRDRERYPIVYGARLKVRDSQSVEQGQILVEWDPYTFSILTEEAGTVKYKDLISDVTFHEEVDEVTGLSRKIVVDSPDEKKQPTMEIRDKGGKVTRKYHMPSHAHLMVEDGDTVHAGQVLAKIPRESTKTKDITGGLPRVVELFEARKPRETAVISEIDGVVRHGGIVKGLRKIIIVPDEGGGEPREYSLPRGVHVNVQEGDRVRAGEPLMDGPSNPHDILSVLGEKALHSYLVNEIQEVYRLQGVNINDKHIEVIVRQMMRWVKIEDVGDTEFLIEEQVDRFRFMEENERVIAAGGRPAQGRPLLLGITKASLSTDSFISAASFQETTRVLTEASISGKVDHLRGLKENVTMGRLIPAGTGFEFYRNVRIPADEPPPPPPPSPEELELEREMEYFVEPEEAFTRDEIE